One Elaeis guineensis isolate ETL-2024a chromosome 10, EG11, whole genome shotgun sequence genomic window carries:
- the LOC105059909 gene encoding VIN3-like protein 2 isoform X2, with protein MESIFSGFVIDPAKCSDLSLEEKRELVHEISKWADNAPEILQSWSRRELLQLICAEMGKERKYTGVTKPKMIEHLLRLVSQKNGRKNDDKPSISSATLDNPNGLKKKRKKEQPLELETDVTHDPLKRKEEQVDTLICQNLACRAALSLVDGYCKRCSCCICYRYDDNKDPTLWLVCNSDPPYQSTSCGISYHLKCALKHERAGILKTGCYPKLDGSFYCVFCGKINWLIRSWQKQLLIAKDARRVDILCDRLSLSHKMLKGTERYKEMQNIVNTAVKKLKKEVGPLDKVSTVMARGIVNRLNCGAEVQKLCASAVEAADSILSSSTGLLADKDLKAPVITGSLAFQIHFEDISPFSVVVSLHSRDNMFEENIIGCTLWHRNSDAMDYPEEPTCLILRPDTKIMISGLSPSTEYYFKVSPFSSTKELGKWEAKCVTQNLNGNSGHCSTPYSDSTYIDDDLISALKKQQDMSEPPVIIQSDSQRGSTNSSDNNQAPQLPKCNHSNHPKVVPSEGISDNNDRNLRPSSETLPFVSSKSVPLEMPRKSDRLNSTPDSANKKESAEREYEYCVKVIRWLECEGHMEKEFRVKFLTWFSLKATAQERRVVSAFIDVLIDEPASLVAQLVDAFMDGICNKEKPVIRKGFCTRLWH; from the exons GTTTTGTGATTGATCCTGCAAAATGCAGTGACTTGAGtttagaggagaagagagagctaGTGCATGAAATTTCAAAGTGGGCAGACAATGCCCCTGAAATTCTTCAGTCCTGGAGTCGTAGAGAGCTTCTTCAACTCATCTGTGCTGAGATGGGCAAGGAGAGGAAATATACTGGGGTCACAAAACCTAAAATGATCGAGCATCTGCTTAGGCTGGTGTCACAGAAGAATGGAAGAAAGAATGATGATAAACCAAGCATTTCATCAGCCACACTAGACAACCCAAATGGattaaagaagaagagaaaaaaagaacaaCCATTAGAACTTGAAACTGATGTAACTCATGATCCTTTGAAGAGAAAGGAAGAGCAAGTTGACACATTGATCTGTCAAAATCTTGCTTGCCGAGCCGCTCTGAGCTTAGTGGATGGATACTGTAAGCGGTGTTCTTGCTGCATCTGTTATCGCTATGATGACAACAAGGACCCTACTCTATGGTTGGTTTGCAATTCTGATCCTCCTTACCAGAGTACTTCATGTGGTATATCCTACCACCTGAAATGTGCTCTTAAACATGAGAGGGCTGGCATTTTGAAGACTGGGTGTTATCCAAAGTTGGATGGCAGTTTTTATTGTGTTTTCTGTGGAAAAATCAATTGGCTGATACG AAGCTGGCAAAAACAACTATTGATTGCCAAGGATGCAAGAAGAGTTGACATATTATGTGATCGATTATCCTTGAGCCACAAAATGCTTAAAGGAACTGAGCGTTATAAAGAAATGCAAAATATTGTGAATACAGctgtgaagaaactcaagaaagAAGTTGGACCTCTCGACAAAGTTTCCACAGTCATGGCAAGGGGCATTGTCAACAGGCTTAATTGTGGTGCAGAGGTTCAGAAACTATGTGCTTCTGCAGTGGAAGCAGCAGATTCCATACTTTCTAGCTCAACAGGCCTCTTGGCTGATAAAGACCTAAAAGCCCCAG TTATCACAGGTTCCCTGGCTTTCCAAATCCATTTTGAAGACATCTCTCCATTTTCTGTGGTTGTTTCCCTTCACTCCAGAGACAATATGTTTGAAGAAAATATCATTGGTTGCACTCTGTGGCATCGAAACTCTGATGCCATGGATTATCCTGAAGAACCCACCTGCCTTATCCTAAGGCCAGATACAAAGATCATGATATCAGGACTGAGCCCGTCAACTGAATATTATTTCAAGGTGTCTCCTTTCAGCAGCACCAAGGAATTAGGGAAGTGGGAGGCTAAGTGTGTGACGCAGAACCTTAATGGGAACAGCGGCCATTGCTCCACTCCATACTCAGATAGCACTTATATTGATGATGATCTTATTTCAGCTTTAAAAAAGCAACAGGACATGAGTGAGCCACCTGTGATCATTCAATCAGATTCACAGAGAGGTTCAACAAACTCGAGTGATAACAACCAGGCTCCACAACTCCCAAAGTGCAACCACAGTAACCATCCTAAGGTTGTCCCATCAGAGGGCATCAGTGACAACAATGACAGAAATCTGCGGCCATCTTCAGAGACTCTACCTTTTGTCAGCTCTAAATCTGTTCCCTTGGAAATGCCTCGCAAATCTGATAGGCTTAACAGTACACCAGATTCTGCCAATAAGAAGGAATCAGCAGAAAGGGAGTATGAGTACTGTGTAAAGGTGATCAGATGGTTGGAATGCGAGGGACACATGGAGAAGGAGTTCCGCGTGAAATTCCTCACATGGTTCAGTTTGAAAGCAACAGCACaagaaagaagggtggtgagtgCATTCATAGATGTTCTTATAGATGAACCTGCGAGTCTGGTAGCTCAGCTGGTCGATGCTTTCATGGATGGTATATGTAATAAGGAGAAGCCGGTCATTCGGAAAGGTTTCTGCACCAGGTTATGGCATTAG
- the LOC105059909 gene encoding VIN3-like protein 2 isoform X1: protein MESIFSGFVIDPAKCSDLSLEEKRELVHEISKWADNAPEILQSWSRRELLQLICAEMGKERKYTGVTKPKMIEHLLRLVSQKNGRKNDDKPSISSATLDNPNGLKKKRKKEQPLELETDVTHDPLKRKEEQVDTLICQNLACRAALSLVDGYCKRCSCCICYRYDDNKDPTLWLVCNSDPPYQSTSCGISYHLKCALKHERAGILKTGCYPKLDGSFYCVFCGKINWLIRSWQKQLLIAKDARRVDILCDRLSLSHKMLKGTERYKEMQNIVNTAVKKLKKEVGPLDKVSTVMARGIVNRLNCGAEVQKLCASAVEAADSILSSSTGLLADKDLKAPGSVITGSLAFQIHFEDISPFSVVVSLHSRDNMFEENIIGCTLWHRNSDAMDYPEEPTCLILRPDTKIMISGLSPSTEYYFKVSPFSSTKELGKWEAKCVTQNLNGNSGHCSTPYSDSTYIDDDLISALKKQQDMSEPPVIIQSDSQRGSTNSSDNNQAPQLPKCNHSNHPKVVPSEGISDNNDRNLRPSSETLPFVSSKSVPLEMPRKSDRLNSTPDSANKKESAEREYEYCVKVIRWLECEGHMEKEFRVKFLTWFSLKATAQERRVVSAFIDVLIDEPASLVAQLVDAFMDGICNKEKPVIRKGFCTRLWH, encoded by the exons GTTTTGTGATTGATCCTGCAAAATGCAGTGACTTGAGtttagaggagaagagagagctaGTGCATGAAATTTCAAAGTGGGCAGACAATGCCCCTGAAATTCTTCAGTCCTGGAGTCGTAGAGAGCTTCTTCAACTCATCTGTGCTGAGATGGGCAAGGAGAGGAAATATACTGGGGTCACAAAACCTAAAATGATCGAGCATCTGCTTAGGCTGGTGTCACAGAAGAATGGAAGAAAGAATGATGATAAACCAAGCATTTCATCAGCCACACTAGACAACCCAAATGGattaaagaagaagagaaaaaaagaacaaCCATTAGAACTTGAAACTGATGTAACTCATGATCCTTTGAAGAGAAAGGAAGAGCAAGTTGACACATTGATCTGTCAAAATCTTGCTTGCCGAGCCGCTCTGAGCTTAGTGGATGGATACTGTAAGCGGTGTTCTTGCTGCATCTGTTATCGCTATGATGACAACAAGGACCCTACTCTATGGTTGGTTTGCAATTCTGATCCTCCTTACCAGAGTACTTCATGTGGTATATCCTACCACCTGAAATGTGCTCTTAAACATGAGAGGGCTGGCATTTTGAAGACTGGGTGTTATCCAAAGTTGGATGGCAGTTTTTATTGTGTTTTCTGTGGAAAAATCAATTGGCTGATACG AAGCTGGCAAAAACAACTATTGATTGCCAAGGATGCAAGAAGAGTTGACATATTATGTGATCGATTATCCTTGAGCCACAAAATGCTTAAAGGAACTGAGCGTTATAAAGAAATGCAAAATATTGTGAATACAGctgtgaagaaactcaagaaagAAGTTGGACCTCTCGACAAAGTTTCCACAGTCATGGCAAGGGGCATTGTCAACAGGCTTAATTGTGGTGCAGAGGTTCAGAAACTATGTGCTTCTGCAGTGGAAGCAGCAGATTCCATACTTTCTAGCTCAACAGGCCTCTTGGCTGATAAAGACCTAAAAGCCCCAG GATCAGTTATCACAGGTTCCCTGGCTTTCCAAATCCATTTTGAAGACATCTCTCCATTTTCTGTGGTTGTTTCCCTTCACTCCAGAGACAATATGTTTGAAGAAAATATCATTGGTTGCACTCTGTGGCATCGAAACTCTGATGCCATGGATTATCCTGAAGAACCCACCTGCCTTATCCTAAGGCCAGATACAAAGATCATGATATCAGGACTGAGCCCGTCAACTGAATATTATTTCAAGGTGTCTCCTTTCAGCAGCACCAAGGAATTAGGGAAGTGGGAGGCTAAGTGTGTGACGCAGAACCTTAATGGGAACAGCGGCCATTGCTCCACTCCATACTCAGATAGCACTTATATTGATGATGATCTTATTTCAGCTTTAAAAAAGCAACAGGACATGAGTGAGCCACCTGTGATCATTCAATCAGATTCACAGAGAGGTTCAACAAACTCGAGTGATAACAACCAGGCTCCACAACTCCCAAAGTGCAACCACAGTAACCATCCTAAGGTTGTCCCATCAGAGGGCATCAGTGACAACAATGACAGAAATCTGCGGCCATCTTCAGAGACTCTACCTTTTGTCAGCTCTAAATCTGTTCCCTTGGAAATGCCTCGCAAATCTGATAGGCTTAACAGTACACCAGATTCTGCCAATAAGAAGGAATCAGCAGAAAGGGAGTATGAGTACTGTGTAAAGGTGATCAGATGGTTGGAATGCGAGGGACACATGGAGAAGGAGTTCCGCGTGAAATTCCTCACATGGTTCAGTTTGAAAGCAACAGCACaagaaagaagggtggtgagtgCATTCATAGATGTTCTTATAGATGAACCTGCGAGTCTGGTAGCTCAGCTGGTCGATGCTTTCATGGATGGTATATGTAATAAGGAGAAGCCGGTCATTCGGAAAGGTTTCTGCACCAGGTTATGGCATTAG